The Lathyrus oleraceus cultivar Zhongwan6 chromosome 5, CAAS_Psat_ZW6_1.0, whole genome shotgun sequence genome includes the window TAGAAGAAAGTTTGTGTAGAATGATAAATAAATACTTATTACTCATATTTTAATATCTAGATTATTATACCAAGATAGATTGAATTTGGAGAATTCATCTAACCCCTCCAAAACACTCCTCCAATATAAATTTAGTTCCCCCCAAATTAGGGTGATTTTGTGTTGTGAAGGAAAACAAGCCCTCCAAAGCCCCCTCCCCCTCTCAAATCCCTCAATTCTTTGCACTACATCCTTCCTTTTTATCAAAGTTCTCCCCTCCTTTTTACCCTACAAACTCCCAAACAAAGCCAAAGAAAGAGGCCAAAACAAAGGTAAAAAATCTGCGTGAAGTAACTCCCTAATCTAAGTGCCTCAAAAACCTCTTTCGGGTATGAAAGACAATGCCTGTGTGCCAGGTAATGTTGTAATTTGGTAAAAGCAGACGAAGTTATTATTTCTTTCCCTGTTGTTCTTCTAAAATAAAAGAGTAGCATAAGAAAGAAATTACTTTGTCATACATCCCAGCCTCCTGACACTGGCATGCTGCTTCAATCAAAAATTGTTGCCTTGCATTTGGATCCGCCACAAAACGTCCTAACTCTCCTTCTTCTCCAGCACCTCTTGTGCCAAGCAATAGATATATGCCTCCATCCCTTAACAATAATTCAGTTAGAAGCTGCTTCAGCATCAAGTTTCTCTGCCTTTGCTGATCAACATTACCTCTACCAGTCCACGACAACTGCCCACCACCAACTGCAGCAGCAGCTTGTGCATAATACTCTAGTGCCATCTGGAGATCACCAAGACGCAGATACATAGATCCATATTGCTTGACAATGGTGGCTACTTCTGCATAAGCATCCATCACCCCCAACTTTTGCCCAGTACCAGCACCTTCAGAAAGGACCCCATGATCAGCTAGCACAATTGATAGGTGGGCAGCATCAATATTATATCCTTCTTCTCCTGTTTCCTTAGACAGGTATAATACAGCTGGAAGCAATTGAATGCTTAAAAGCAAGATATAAGGATATACCAGAGGATCTTTCCCATTTTTTGTATAGTATGATGGTTCAAACTTATTCAGGTAACTTTGCAAATCATCCAAACTGTATGGAATCAGACTGTCACTTAGAACAATGGATGAAGATCCACTTGGGCAGTCCCGCACAGCCGACAACTTGAACCACAAGAAATCCTCTATCGAACTAAAAAGAGTCGGTTGATCTCTAAGCAGGCGATCAATATGTCTTCGAGAACCTGATATGATGGCATAAAGCAGCAACTTTTTCTTGTCATATGCAGTTCGGCCTACCCGATCACCGGTTCTCAACATTCTCTCACATTCTTCTGATGCAGCAGTCGCAACCTCTTCTGGCACCATTCCTCCAGTATTAATCCACTCTGTGAGCTATCAGAAACAGCAAATTATTAAAAGTACACTATAAACTAGTACAGAACAAGAAGTGGCCAGGCTATGTACCAAAGGAGCAAATTGATGCGAAGCACGCGAAGATAGAGCAACATTTCTTGCTTCATCGTAATAACCAGACCTCAGACAAAAATATATCTGTCACAAGAGTTAAAGCTTAGATCATCAGTAATATTGATTTCAAGAAACAAAGAAATTAGATATAGACTGAACTCTCTTAAACCATAGAAAAAACATGAAAGATAAGAAAAATGAAGTGTAACTATATTTTAGGGAATGCAAAGAGTGGGGAGATCCCGGATCCAAATTCAAGTCTCGTCCCTAAAAGTTTTGTATTGAGATAAAGTATTCAAGACCTGTTGCCACGTGGTATCAAGAGGAGGCTGCCGCCGAGCATCACCAGCATCAAAATCCAGTACCCCATAATCCCTCAACCGAATCTGCACAACAATAACTAAAATCAGGAATTTgtgaaaaaaaaaactaaatacATGGTAAAACTTTTAACAAGATGCATATTATTCAAACTGAGACGAACCCGAAGGAAGGCTCGGATTCTTTGCAAATTTCCGACACCGCCACCAAGTGAAGCCTGTCATTAGACCAAAAAGCAAAGTGTTGATACAACAAGCAAAAATCAATGCATGCTCCCAATCTTTTATGAATAAAGCACTTGAAATCCTGAATAACAGATTACTTGTGCGGGATGATTTTGTATAGTATCCATGATGTGTTTCTCATGTCCCCACTCAAGGTGGCGCCTTGCCCCAATAATCAATGACATCTTTTTTGAAACACGTTGCAAGGTGGAGTCCTCGTCCATCAGCATCTGTTTCAATTAGCAAAATTAGAAAATAAATACAAATGTTTACTTCACCACAGGTAGAACCAATAAAGTTGCAAGCAAAAGTTCCTCTTTCTATTTTGCATGTTAACATTATACAACAACAAGCACAACCTGAACAAGGTGCCATATCTTTCGCATCCTTACTGATTTTCCACCACTGGCATCAATGCCCAAACTTTCATATGCACCCTTGAATGCTGTAGCAAGCTAACGACCATAgaaaatttattatgaaaattAGTATACAGATAAATACATAATGGTGAGTGCTAGTAAGAGCTTTTGGGAAAATAAGAAAGCAAAAGATCTCAAAAATAATATGGCATTGCTTATATTAAAAATTATGTTGCAAAACAGTATTGAATTAAAAGCTTATACATTAGCTGCTTGCCTATTACTATGTTGATCATTGAAGTCATTCATGAACTGGCTACACCATCTACTAGGTTTTTAATCGAATATAGAACTCTAGTTTTAAGTTTAAGAGATCGGGAAAGTAAGGGACATACTTTAAATGGCAACCCGGACTGCCTTGCTCTGTTCAGATTTTTCACTACTTCAGCATAGGCAGATGCCTTTTTCTCCACAGTGGGTCTACTGGTCATGGGAACAATATCCATGCTACCAGAAGAGACTTGTGGAGTAGAAGTCATAGACACAATCTGACCTTGGCGAGTACCCAAATTGCTGTTAGCAATCATGTTTGTCCTTGGTAATGTTGAAATCCGGCTTAAACTCTGAAGGAAATCACGCTTTTCTTTTTGCCAATCCTCCTGCCAAAT containing:
- the LOC127087553 gene encoding nuclear pore complex protein NUP93A translates to MANEDLASWTDLLHSSSKLLEQAAPSAQFPPLQRNLDQLEALSKKLKSKTVRAEAPSQSIAATRLLAREGINAEQLARDLKSFELKTTFEDVFPVEATSVEEYLQQVHEMAMVSAVQEAQKDNLRSFNDYMMKVLEEDWQKEKRDFLQSLSRISTLPRTNMIANSNLGTRQGQIVSMTSTPQVSSGSMDIVPMTSRPTVEKKASAYAEVVKNLNRARQSGLPFKLATAFKGAYESLGIDASGGKSVRMRKIWHLVQMLMDEDSTLQRVSKKMSLIIGARRHLEWGHEKHIMDTIQNHPAQASLGGGVGNLQRIRAFLRIRLRDYGVLDFDAGDARRQPPLDTTWQQIYFCLRSGYYDEARNVALSSRASHQFAPLLTEWINTGGMVPEEVATAASEECERMLRTGDRVGRTAYDKKKLLLYAIISGSRRHIDRLLRDQPTLFSSIEDFLWFKLSAVRDCPSGSSSIVLSDSLIPYSLDDLQSYLNKFEPSYYTKNGKDPLVYPYILLLSIQLLPAVLYLSKETGEEGYNIDAAHLSIVLADHGVLSEGAGTGQKLGVMDAYAEVATIVKQYGSMYLRLGDLQMALEYYAQAAAAVGGGQLSWTGRGNVDQQRQRNLMLKQLLTELLLRDGGIYLLLGTRGAGEEGELGRFVADPNARQQFLIEAACQCQEAGMYDKSIEIQKRVGSFSTALDTINKCLSEAICSLFRGRLDGESQTAGLIHSGNEILETYTYYPDVSLQEREHVFEQQTVLRQLESILSIHKLSRLGNHIDALREVAKLPFLPLDPRGPDIAVDVFENLSHHVQACIPDLLKVALTCLDNVADSDGSLRALRAKISSFIANNVKRNWPRDLYERVAQRL